One window of Amaranthus tricolor cultivar Red isolate AtriRed21 chromosome 11, ASM2621246v1, whole genome shotgun sequence genomic DNA carries:
- the LOC130827074 gene encoding ribosomal protein S12, mitochondrial, producing MIPLPTSNQLIRHRRDEKRRTDRTRASDQCPQKQGVRPRVSTRTPKKPNSALRKIAKVQLSNRHDIFAHIPGEGHNLQEHSMVLIRGGRVKDSPGVKSHCIRGVKDLLGIPDRRRGRSKYGAEKAKSV from the coding sequence ATGATCCCCTTGCCTACAAGCAATcaattgattcgtcatcgtagAGACGAAAAAAGGCGCACGGACCGTACGCGAGCTTCGGACCAATGCCCCCAGAAGCAAGGAGTACGCCCGCGTGTTTCAACGAGAACACCTAAAAAACCTAATTCAGCTCTACGTAAGATAGCCAAAGTACAGTTGAGCAATCGACATGATATATTTGCTCACATTCCAGGCGAAGGTCATAATTTGCAGGAACATTCTATGGTCTTAATAAGAGGAGGTAGAGTGAAAGATTCGCCAGGTGTGAAATCCCATTGTATTCGAGGAGTCAAGGATTTGCTGGGAATTCCGGATCGAAGAAGAGGCAGATCCAAATATGGTGCAGAAAAAGCCAAATCGGTATGA
- the LOC130827068 gene encoding LOW QUALITY PROTEIN: ribosomal protein S4, mitochondrial-like (The sequence of the model RefSeq protein was modified relative to this genomic sequence to represent the inferred CDS: deleted 1 base in 1 codon), whose translation MPALRFKTCRLLLGNVLFKEITLTQRRILRNLRIQKRSIKKKIYPIFLNSSSYIKLQTTRKLSLFYGNLPITKMHRRTKRTSYIPFLLNPERRLDVILVRLHFCETLPQARQPISHRKVCVNNSIVNISHFQLSPGDIISFQEDYARTHGEDIRRFFYIKISVEKIIGKLRRVRKRVKNKRQISKTEWLRQVRMWRRRQIEWLRRLKTKKGCLLLLKDKVRFLQELHSSMVDFESIKKIRSVHYCWKMKRNFNHILRDYEGVPHIVNLSIRSGRLISHEILLKYDFYEEFYPHILRSMKELFLRKKRMKRRIKRIELPTHYSEVNYRTLKAVVSYGPNIDHIPHDIRLKDPNLP comes from the exons ATGCCTGCATTAAGATTTAAAACTTGCCGTCTACTTTTAGGAAACGTTCTATTTAAAGAAATAACACTAACGCAACGCCGCATTCTCCGAAATTTGAGAATTCAGAAAAGATCTATTAAGAAAAAGATTTATCCGATT TTTCTTAATAGTAGCAGTTACATCAAATTACAAACAACACGCAAGTTGTCCCTTTTTTACGGGAATTTACCCATCACAAAGATGCACAGAAGAACAAAACGAACTTCATATATCCCTTTTCTACTTAATCCAGAAAGAAGATTGGACGTTATTCTGGTTCGTCTCCATTTTTGTGAAACTCTTCCTCAAGCAAGGCAGCCGATAAGTCATCGAAAGGTGTGTGTGAATAATTCCATAGTCAACATTAGTCATTTTCAACTTTCCCCTGGTGATATAATATCTTTTCAAGAAGATTACGCGAGAACCCACGGTGAAGACATAAGGAGATTTTTCTATATCAAAATATCAGTTGAGAAAATCATAGGAAAATTAAGAAGGGTACGGAAAAGGGTAAAAAACAAGCGCCAAATAAGCAAAACAGAATGGCTCCGCCAAGTCAGAATGTGGAGAAGAAGACAAATAGAATGGCTCCGCCGACTCAAAACTAAGAAGGGATGCCTCCTACTACTAAAAGACAAAGTCCGGTTTTTGCAAGAGTTACATTCTTCTATGGTAGACTTTGAAAGTATAAAGAAGATTAGATCAGTCCACTACTGCTGGAAAATGAAGAGGAATTTCAATCACATCTTAAGAGATTATGAGGGTGTACCTCACATCGTGAACTTATCCATAAGGAGCGGAAGATTAATAAGTCATGAAATTCTattaaaatatgatttttatgAGGAGTTCTATCCTCATATACTAAGGAGTATGAAGGAGTTATTCTTAAGGAAGAAGAGAATGAAGAGAAGAATCAAAAGGATAGAACTACCTACTCATTATTCGGAGGTCAATTATAGAACACTAAAAGCTGTGGTATCTTATGGACCTAACATAGATCACATCCCTCACGACATAAGATTGAAAGATCCAAACCTACCTTAA